One Desulfobulbus oligotrophicus DNA segment encodes these proteins:
- a CDS encoding FmdE family protein, with translation METFEELLAESTRIHGHICAGQVIGVRMTIAALERIGIRDPKGADRKKLYVMVEIDRCATDAIQSVTGCSLGKRTLRWFDFGIMAATFVNLETGRAVRVVAREEARDLSAEYCPEIEDKYRRQLEAYRVMPLTELFSFQEVGVQIPVSDMPGRPIRRVQCSQCGDWVQDCREQQLDGGTVCRACAGLRYYTVLPGTSSTSPI, from the coding sequence ATGGAAACATTTGAAGAGTTACTTGCTGAGTCCACCCGGATCCACGGTCATATCTGTGCTGGTCAGGTGATTGGTGTGCGCATGACCATCGCTGCCCTGGAGCGGATCGGTATTCGCGATCCCAAAGGTGCTGATCGGAAAAAACTGTATGTGATGGTCGAAATTGATCGTTGCGCGACTGATGCCATTCAGTCTGTTACCGGATGCAGCCTGGGCAAACGTACTCTGCGCTGGTTTGATTTCGGCATTATGGCCGCCACCTTTGTTAACCTTGAAACCGGCCGTGCGGTCCGCGTTGTTGCCCGTGAGGAAGCGCGAGATCTATCAGCAGAATACTGCCCTGAAATTGAAGATAAATATCGTCGCCAGTTAGAGGCCTACAGGGTCATGCCGTTGACTGAACTGTTCAGTTTTCAGGAGGTCGGTGTACAGATCCCTGTCAGTGATATGCCGGGACGTCCCATCCGCAGGGTGCAGTGCAGCCAGTGCGGTGACTGGGTGCAAGACTGTAGGGAGCAGCAACTGGACGGAGGCACTGTCTGTCGTGCCTGTGCCGGGCTTCGGTATTATACAGTGCTCCCGGGTACTTCCTCTACATCGCCGATCTAA
- a CDS encoding peptidase U32 family protein encodes MAEFLSPQIPELLAPAGNFEKLIAAVHYGADAVYLGGQKYSLRARAANFDAEEMRRAVDFAHARGVKVYVTVNVFAHNRDFHDLEAYLRLLQEIDVDGCIVSDPGILIVAQQVVPDLPLHLSTQANVTNQASARFWAQHGITRLNLARELGLEEIRAIRTATDAELEVFVHGALCISYSGRCMLSTYLTGRNANQGDCAHPCRYSYALVEAKRPGEYFPVEEDNRGTYIFNSRDLCLLRQLPALVNAGVNAIKIEGRMKSIGYVGAVVRVYRQALDWLRQQIVSGRPLDSLVFPEVFDSELAKIGTRGQTENFFHAPPSSDDMLYDTMRCDQRYVPVGIVRATSPLLVEARHVLALGDPIECLHRTTVEPITVTVIKLQLEDGTVVDRVNPITRVVIQTDPPLLDLEPYTLLRKCITSA; translated from the coding sequence ATGGCCGAATTTTTGAGTCCGCAGATCCCGGAATTACTCGCTCCCGCCGGCAACTTCGAGAAGTTGATTGCAGCCGTACATTACGGCGCTGATGCGGTCTATCTTGGGGGGCAGAAGTACAGTCTTCGTGCTCGAGCAGCAAATTTTGATGCAGAGGAAATGCGACGAGCCGTGGATTTTGCCCATGCTCGCGGTGTGAAGGTGTATGTGACGGTCAACGTTTTTGCTCACAATCGTGATTTTCATGATCTTGAAGCATACTTACGTCTGCTGCAGGAAATCGATGTTGATGGCTGCATCGTCAGTGATCCGGGAATATTGATTGTAGCGCAACAGGTTGTCCCTGACTTGCCACTCCACCTGTCAACGCAGGCCAACGTCACCAACCAGGCCAGTGCCCGTTTCTGGGCCCAGCATGGAATAACCCGCCTCAATCTGGCCCGGGAGCTGGGTCTGGAGGAGATCAGGGCCATACGTACGGCCACTGATGCTGAACTGGAGGTCTTTGTCCATGGCGCACTTTGTATCTCCTATTCCGGGAGGTGTATGTTGAGCACGTATCTTACCGGCCGGAATGCGAACCAGGGTGACTGTGCGCATCCATGTCGTTATTCCTACGCACTGGTTGAGGCAAAGCGCCCCGGAGAGTACTTCCCTGTGGAGGAAGACAATCGCGGGACGTATATTTTTAATTCGCGTGATCTCTGTTTACTCAGGCAACTTCCGGCTCTGGTCAATGCAGGGGTCAATGCCATCAAAATTGAAGGGCGCATGAAATCCATCGGCTATGTTGGTGCCGTGGTGCGTGTCTACCGGCAGGCTCTTGACTGGCTCAGACAACAGATTGTTTCGGGACGGCCCCTGGACAGCCTTGTGTTTCCCGAGGTTTTCGATAGTGAACTGGCCAAGATCGGTACCCGTGGTCAGACGGAGAATTTTTTTCATGCACCCCCTTCATCCGACGACATGTTGTATGATACAATGAGATGTGATCAACGGTATGTGCCCGTGGGGATCGTTCGCGCCACCTCTCCTCTGCTGGTCGAAGCTCGTCATGTTCTTGCGCTTGGCGATCCGATTGAATGTCTGCACCGCACCACTGTTGAACCAATCACGGTTACCGTTATCAAACTTCAACTTGAGGACGGCACAGTGGTTGACCGGGTTAATCCGATCACCCGGGTTGTCATCCAAACCGATCCACCTCTGTTGGATCTTGAGCCGTACACCCTGTTACGTAAATGTATCACATCCGCATGA
- the yajC gene encoding preprotein translocase subunit YajC, whose protein sequence is MTGVAWAADAAAAPGGMAGFAQFVPLILIFVVFYFLLIRPQQKRAKEHQNYLTNLKRGDRVITGGGIHGVITSLTDTVVTLEIAENVRIKVSRSAIAGSATDTDKVQTKSAG, encoded by the coding sequence ATGACAGGAGTTGCTTGGGCGGCCGATGCAGCCGCTGCACCCGGAGGAATGGCTGGTTTTGCCCAGTTTGTTCCGTTGATTCTTATTTTTGTTGTCTTTTATTTTCTGCTTATTCGACCGCAGCAGAAAAGAGCCAAAGAACACCAGAATTATCTGACAAATCTAAAACGAGGCGATCGCGTCATCACCGGTGGAGGAATTCATGGGGTCATCACCAGTCTCACCGATACCGTTGTCACCCTGGAGATCGCTGAAAATGTTCGCATTAAGGTCAGCCGTAGTGCCATCGCCGGTTCTGCCACCGATACCGACAAGGTGCAGACCAAGAGCGCAGGCTGA
- a CDS encoding ParB/RepB/Spo0J family partition protein, protein MVKSVLGRGVGALLPEESQDDADRFFMCDVDKISTNPNQPRSHFDEEKLQQLADSIQEKGIIQPLLVTRKASNRYVLIAGERRLRAARMLGHEEVPVVVMEEGDDRESLELALIENIQRHDLNPIEEALAYTRLMEEFNLTQEDVAKKVGRQRSTITNVLRLLQLPESVRNDVICGTISEGHARVLLRVKDDPDRLQDVRDRIIKDQLSVRATERICTQQPQSDAQPADKVKRPSPEELPKSYCAAVVNQLTNQLHTKVRIVQQGKRGRLEIEYYSSDDLDRLLSLLST, encoded by the coding sequence ATGGTAAAAAGTGTATTGGGGAGAGGCGTCGGTGCTCTGTTACCGGAAGAGAGCCAAGACGATGCCGATCGATTTTTCATGTGTGATGTCGACAAAATATCAACAAACCCCAACCAGCCACGCAGCCATTTTGACGAGGAAAAACTACAGCAACTGGCTGATTCGATACAAGAAAAAGGAATCATTCAGCCGCTGCTGGTCACTCGCAAGGCGAGTAACCGATACGTGCTGATAGCCGGCGAACGCCGTCTGCGGGCCGCCAGGATGCTGGGCCACGAAGAGGTCCCGGTGGTCGTGATGGAAGAGGGGGATGACCGGGAAAGTCTGGAATTGGCCCTGATTGAAAACATTCAGCGTCATGACCTGAACCCCATTGAAGAGGCTCTGGCCTACACCCGCTTAATGGAGGAGTTTAATCTGACACAGGAAGATGTTGCCAAAAAAGTCGGTCGCCAACGATCAACCATAACCAATGTCCTCCGACTGCTTCAACTCCCGGAATCTGTCCGCAATGATGTAATCTGCGGCACAATAAGCGAGGGACATGCTCGTGTTCTCCTTCGTGTCAAAGATGACCCTGACCGGTTACAAGACGTACGTGATCGGATTATCAAAGACCAGCTGTCAGTACGCGCCACAGAGCGAATATGTACACAACAACCGCAAAGCGACGCACAGCCGGCTGACAAGGTGAAGAGACCTTCTCCGGAGGAGTTGCCCAAATCGTACTGTGCGGCAGTCGTCAATCAGCTGACCAATCAACTGCATACCAAGGTCCGAATCGTACAGCAGGGAAAACGCGGGCGTCTGGAAATTGAGTACTACTCAAGTGACGATCTCGATCGACTGCTAAGCCTGCTGTCCACCTGA
- a CDS encoding spermine/spermidine synthase domain-containing protein codes for MDSRKADDQFYGFSFMEAMEQVVFNGHTGNHSVQVIDKNGLRILKFGTEEQQTCLDLAEPWVLQLTYTQWMAMASLLHPDPTRFLIAGLGGGAIPHFLLHFFPHARIDVVEKEQLVIDVAHDCFDLPRHGRLRIFCQDVLTFLSVHPTSSYDVIFLDIFDPGAMAPALFEPRLYHALLARLDSRGVLAVNLWSGHKKMYQQALQTITAASRGQLLKVQEHQHTNIILLVFPDSIPFAAIKQALKRSKEYQQRYNLDAPRFLKRLRRTNPLPILRSLLG; via the coding sequence ATGGACAGCCGTAAAGCTGATGATCAGTTTTACGGCTTTTCTTTCATGGAAGCAATGGAACAGGTGGTGTTCAACGGGCACACCGGCAACCACTCGGTTCAGGTGATCGACAAAAACGGTCTGCGAATCTTGAAATTCGGCACTGAGGAACAGCAAACCTGTCTTGATCTTGCTGAGCCGTGGGTTCTGCAACTGACCTACACCCAATGGATGGCCATGGCGTCACTTCTCCATCCTGATCCAACCCGGTTCCTCATAGCCGGACTGGGAGGTGGTGCCATACCGCATTTTCTCCTTCATTTCTTTCCGCACGCTCGCATTGATGTGGTTGAAAAAGAGCAGTTGGTCATTGATGTGGCTCATGATTGCTTCGATCTGCCTCGCCACGGCAGATTACGAATCTTCTGCCAGGATGTGCTGACATTTTTGTCTGTTCATCCGACCAGTAGCTACGATGTCATTTTTCTTGATATTTTCGATCCTGGAGCCATGGCTCCAGCCCTTTTTGAACCGAGACTGTACCATGCCCTCCTGGCGAGACTGGATAGCCGGGGGGTTTTAGCGGTCAACCTGTGGAGTGGACACAAAAAGATGTATCAACAGGCTTTGCAGACAATAACTGCAGCCAGCCGTGGTCAACTGTTAAAGGTGCAGGAGCATCAACACACCAATATAATCCTGCTCGTCTTCCCGGACTCCATTCCCTTTGCTGCCATCAAACAGGCGCTTAAACGCAGTAAAGAGTATCAGCAGCGCTACAACCTGGATGCCCCTCGATTTCTTAAACGATTGCGCCGAACCAACCCTCTGCCGATACTGCGCTCTCTTCTCGGCTGA
- a CDS encoding hydrogenase maturation protease produces the protein MKNKCVVIGIGNPYVQDDRAGIVVVEQLRSQHPNCQTACIYSAGFEVLDKIRGYENAIIVDACRFGIAPGTILEVTADDILIPPTSINSHTVPLGATLHTGYVCFPNEMPHAIRIFLIEVKEIEEFRQRMSPEIEHSVEEVVNRITILLNTINTEEQPWLPRTPR, from the coding sequence ATGAAAAATAAATGTGTGGTCATAGGTATTGGCAATCCGTACGTACAGGATGACCGGGCCGGTATCGTTGTTGTGGAACAGTTGAGGAGTCAGCACCCCAACTGTCAGACTGCGTGTATCTATTCAGCCGGTTTTGAGGTTCTGGACAAAATCAGAGGGTATGAAAACGCCATCATTGTTGATGCCTGCAGGTTTGGTATCGCTCCCGGTACCATTTTAGAGGTCACAGCGGATGATATCCTGATCCCCCCCACCTCGATCAACTCTCACACCGTCCCCCTTGGCGCAACGTTGCATACCGGGTATGTCTGTTTCCCCAACGAAATGCCTCATGCTATCCGTATTTTCCTGATCGAAGTCAAGGAGATTGAAGAGTTTAGACAACGGATGTCGCCGGAGATTGAGCACAGTGTGGAGGAGGTGGTGAACCGGATTACCATCCTGCTCAACACTATCAACACCGAAGAGCAACCCTGGTTGCCACGAACACCCCGATGA
- a CDS encoding isoamylase early set domain-containing protein: MLKKSISKTGAACRVTFKYENEENAETAVVAGEFNDWSLHATPMKKLKDGSFSVTLSLPTGHTYRFRYVLDGGVWVNDTQADDYAPNEYGETNSVLVL; the protein is encoded by the coding sequence ATGTTAAAAAAAAGTATTTCTAAAACAGGAGCGGCATGCCGTGTTACCTTTAAATATGAAAACGAAGAAAATGCCGAGACAGCCGTGGTGGCGGGAGAGTTTAATGACTGGTCACTGCATGCAACTCCAATGAAAAAACTCAAAGATGGCAGTTTTTCCGTTACTCTCTCCCTACCAACCGGCCATACATATCGCTTTCGTTATGTTCTTGACGGTGGGGTATGGGTTAACGACACTCAGGCTGACGATTACGCACCCAACGAATATGGTGAGACCAATTCTGTCCTGGTTCTCTGA
- a CDS encoding FKBP-type peptidyl-prolyl cis-trans isomerase encodes MIISPGKTVTITYTLTLDNGETVDSNVGDEPLTYVQGEELLLFGLEQKLAGKKTGDSFRVSIAPEDGYGELSEDAVLDIPLEQLPEQGRKKDAIVTAVGPQGQELQGVVISISKTSATLDFNHPLAGKTLYFELTVLDVN; translated from the coding sequence ATGATCATCAGTCCAGGAAAAACCGTTACCATCACCTACACACTGACCCTGGACAATGGTGAAACCGTTGACAGCAATGTCGGGGATGAACCGCTTACCTATGTTCAGGGAGAGGAACTGCTCCTGTTTGGTTTGGAACAAAAATTGGCGGGCAAAAAAACCGGTGACAGTTTCAGGGTCAGTATTGCACCTGAAGATGGATATGGTGAACTATCCGAGGATGCGGTACTTGATATTCCTCTGGAACAACTACCTGAACAGGGAAGGAAAAAAGATGCAATCGTCACGGCTGTGGGGCCGCAGGGACAGGAGCTGCAAGGTGTGGTGATCTCGATCAGTAAAACATCGGCCACCCTTGATTTCAATCACCCTCTGGCCGGCAAGACTCTGTATTTTGAACTCACCGTTCTTGATGTGAACTGA
- a CDS encoding SH3 domain-containing protein, whose product MKMIGRLGTLILIAVLSVPAAAAAVDMASIVDNDINMRSGPGMQHAVIWKLDAGFPVEILSTRGEWVQVRDFEGASGWVHNKKIDRTPHMIVKANRGTSQQINVRSEPNINAAVVATARYGVVFKTLTTQDGWVQVLHEKGTTGWVDGRLLWGF is encoded by the coding sequence ATGAAAATGATAGGGCGTTTGGGTACGTTAATTCTGATTGCGGTTTTGAGTGTACCAGCGGCTGCAGCTGCAGTGGACATGGCCAGTATTGTTGATAATGATATCAACATGAGGTCAGGACCGGGTATGCAACATGCTGTAATCTGGAAGCTCGATGCGGGATTTCCGGTGGAAATTCTCAGTACCAGGGGAGAGTGGGTGCAGGTTCGTGATTTCGAGGGGGCGAGCGGGTGGGTGCACAATAAAAAGATAGACAGGACACCGCATATGATCGTCAAGGCCAACAGGGGGACCAGTCAACAGATCAATGTTCGCAGTGAGCCGAACATCAATGCCGCAGTCGTTGCCACAGCCCGGTACGGGGTTGTCTTTAAAACCCTGACCACTCAGGATGGCTGGGTTCAGGTGCTCCACGAGAAGGGGACCACCGGCTGGGTAGACGGTCGACTGCTGTGGGGGTTTTAA
- the bioC gene encoding malonyl-ACP O-methyltransferase BioC — protein sequence MYDATHTSSMIPDKKLIKLRFEKAAATYEQQAVVQARVAARLLNLLQKIVPELKPADVLEIGCCTGLLTEKTLTRFPGIEHFTLCDLVASFEQHVCRRIGTHAHKLTFLPGDIEVVPLPDRYDLIISSSTLHWVHDLPGLCAKLHGHLYPDSILAFSLYGTDNLREIRTIAGKGLNYRTLDQLRNVVAERFDVLAAGETRETLWYTDPVAVLQHLRATGVNSIGQQAWTRRQIATFITDYTARFSGAQGVCLTYHPMFIVARPKR from the coding sequence ATGTATGACGCGACGCACACGTCCTCTATGATTCCGGACAAAAAACTCATAAAACTTCGCTTTGAGAAAGCGGCCGCCACCTATGAACAGCAGGCTGTTGTTCAGGCACGAGTGGCTGCACGGCTGCTCAACCTCTTGCAAAAAATCGTACCCGAGCTCAAGCCTGCGGATGTTCTTGAGATCGGGTGCTGCACTGGTCTGCTTACAGAAAAAACCCTGACGCGATTTCCCGGGATAGAACACTTTACCCTCTGTGATCTGGTCGCGTCCTTTGAGCAGCATGTATGCAGAAGAATAGGTACCCATGCACACAAACTCACCTTCCTGCCGGGTGACATTGAGGTGGTCCCGTTACCAGACCGGTACGACCTGATCATATCCTCATCCACCTTACACTGGGTGCATGATTTACCAGGCTTGTGTGCAAAACTGCACGGTCATCTGTACCCTGACTCGATTTTAGCGTTTTCCCTCTACGGGACAGACAACCTGCGGGAGATCCGCACCATAGCAGGAAAAGGGCTGAACTATCGTACTCTTGACCAGCTCCGGAACGTGGTGGCAGAGCGTTTTGACGTTTTAGCTGCCGGTGAGACCAGGGAAACACTCTGGTATACCGATCCTGTTGCCGTCCTTCAACACCTGCGGGCAACCGGTGTCAACTCCATCGGCCAACAGGCCTGGACCCGTCGGCAGATCGCCACCTTTATCACTGATTACACTGCTCGCTTCTCCGGTGCGCAGGGGGTTTGTTTGACCTATCATCCGATGTTTATCGTAGCCCGCCCCAAAAGATGA
- the bioD gene encoding dethiobiotin synthase — translation MKAQQTIAVAGIDTDVGKSYATGLLARYLSNQGKSVSTMKLVQTGCQGISEDIQLHRRLMEQPLTEFDQAGTTCPYVFPFPASPHLSSRMAGVPIALDRLDQAMATLQAQYQWLLVEGAGGLLVPLNQQLLLLDYFATKRLPMVLVTSPRLGSINHTRLSIEAIKHRNINLLGLVYNLFGDHPRDIVQDTLHESRRALADYDYPATVVLMANIKESTACSWAQLISGMPGCDL, via the coding sequence ATGAAGGCTCAGCAAACCATAGCAGTCGCGGGTATTGATACCGATGTGGGCAAGTCCTATGCAACCGGTCTTTTAGCTCGCTATCTGTCAAACCAGGGGAAGTCGGTGAGCACCATGAAACTGGTGCAGACAGGATGTCAGGGAATTTCAGAAGATATTCAGTTACACCGCAGGCTCATGGAGCAGCCTCTGACCGAGTTTGATCAGGCAGGAACAACCTGCCCCTATGTGTTTCCATTCCCGGCTTCTCCACACCTGTCCTCACGCATGGCCGGTGTACCCATTGCTCTCGACAGGCTTGATCAGGCCATGGCCACCCTGCAGGCACAGTATCAATGGCTTTTAGTTGAAGGGGCCGGGGGATTACTGGTTCCATTAAACCAGCAACTCCTGCTGCTCGATTACTTTGCGACCAAACGCCTCCCCATGGTTCTGGTAACCTCACCACGCCTGGGTTCCATCAACCATACCCGTTTAAGCATTGAGGCGATCAAGCATCGAAACATCAACCTGCTCGGTCTGGTGTACAACCTCTTTGGTGATCATCCCCGGGACATTGTCCAGGACACCTTGCATGAAAGCAGACGCGCCCTGGCTGATTATGACTATCCCGCCACTGTTGTCCTGATGGCAAATATCAAGGAGAGCACAGCCTGCTCCTGGGCACAGCTGATCTCTGGAATGCCGGGGTGCGATCTATGA
- the tgt gene encoding tRNA guanosine(34) transglycosylase Tgt: MTTVSPFTVEGRSSECGARYGQLSTLHGTVQTPVFMPVGTQATVKAMSPENLIDAGAQIILGNTYHLFIRPGHELIRSLGGLHRFMHWDRPILTDSGGFQIFSLQELAEISEEGAAFRSHLDGSRLYLSPEDAVHIQEALGADIMMALDTCIPYPADYDTARRATALTARWARRCRNVQKNSTGQHLFGIVQGGMFPDLRLEAIEQLMETGFDGYALGGLSVGEPKELMYEILEATTAHLPEDHARYLMGVGTPEDLVEGVYHGLDMFDCVMPTRNARNGMLFTSRGRVVIKNACFQQDHRPVDENCECYTCRHYSRAYLRHLFQSREILAYQLNSIHNIHYYCTLMKEMRTAIREDRFLAFRRAFYQQRA, encoded by the coding sequence ATGACAACAGTCTCTCCCTTTACTGTAGAAGGCCGATCCAGTGAATGTGGCGCCCGGTACGGCCAACTGTCCACACTCCACGGTACCGTCCAAACTCCGGTCTTCATGCCCGTGGGTACGCAGGCAACAGTGAAGGCCATGAGCCCGGAAAACCTGATTGACGCCGGCGCGCAAATCATTCTTGGCAACACGTATCATCTCTTTATCCGGCCTGGTCATGAACTCATCCGTTCTTTAGGCGGTCTGCACAGATTCATGCACTGGGATCGACCGATTTTAACCGACTCCGGAGGATTTCAGATATTCAGCCTCCAGGAGCTGGCCGAAATCTCAGAAGAAGGCGCAGCCTTTCGCTCCCACCTCGACGGTTCACGCCTTTATCTCAGCCCGGAGGATGCAGTCCATATCCAGGAGGCACTCGGAGCTGACATCATGATGGCTCTGGATACATGTATTCCGTACCCGGCCGATTACGATACGGCTCGCCGGGCCACCGCTCTGACAGCCCGTTGGGCAAGACGCTGCCGGAATGTCCAGAAGAACTCAACGGGTCAACATCTGTTCGGTATCGTCCAGGGTGGGATGTTTCCAGATCTGCGACTGGAAGCAATTGAGCAGTTAATGGAGACAGGCTTTGATGGCTACGCTTTAGGGGGCTTATCTGTAGGGGAACCCAAGGAGTTGATGTATGAGATCCTTGAAGCCACTACCGCGCATCTTCCGGAAGATCACGCCCGTTATCTCATGGGGGTCGGAACGCCGGAAGATCTGGTTGAAGGGGTGTACCATGGCCTTGATATGTTTGACTGTGTCATGCCAACCCGCAATGCCCGCAATGGAATGCTCTTTACTTCACGCGGCAGAGTTGTTATAAAAAATGCGTGTTTCCAGCAAGACCATCGACCTGTTGATGAAAATTGCGAGTGCTACACCTGCCGCCACTACTCACGCGCCTATTTACGACACCTGTTCCAAAGCCGGGAGATTCTGGCGTATCAGTTAAACAGCATCCACAATATCCATTATTACTGCACGCTGATGAAAGAGATGCGAACAGCCATTCGTGAAGATCGGTTTCTTGCCTTTCGCCGTGCTTTTTATCAACAACGTGCTTAA
- a CDS encoding ParA family protein: MDTRIIALANQKGGVGKTTTALNLAAAVAEKGKRVLLVDSDPQGNATSGVGALSNDAGHEKSIYHCYIGAREIADCVLPTRSKNLSVLPASIDLVGVEVELINMENREKRLKNLLRSVRSRFHYIFIDCPPSLGLLTINSLTAADSILIPLQCEYFALEGLAQLIHTIRKVRKNLNRDLYIEGVLLTMYDRRNRLTLSVANEIHKHFGPQVYQTVIPRNVRLSESPSHGKSIFEYDATSTGAKAYRQLGIEFLKRIKTRV; this comes from the coding sequence GTGGATACACGTATTATTGCCTTGGCAAACCAGAAGGGCGGGGTGGGGAAGACCACCACAGCCCTGAACCTTGCCGCTGCTGTGGCGGAAAAAGGGAAACGCGTGCTGCTGGTCGACTCTGACCCGCAAGGCAACGCGACCAGTGGTGTTGGTGCATTATCGAATGATGCCGGTCATGAAAAAAGCATCTACCACTGTTACATTGGAGCCAGGGAGATTGCCGACTGTGTTTTGCCGACAAGATCAAAAAACCTGTCAGTGCTGCCTGCTTCCATTGACCTTGTGGGTGTTGAGGTTGAGCTGATCAACATGGAGAATCGGGAGAAGCGCTTGAAGAACTTGCTGCGATCGGTTCGATCGCGTTTCCACTATATCTTCATCGACTGTCCTCCGTCACTTGGGCTGCTGACCATTAACAGCCTGACAGCCGCAGATTCTATTTTAATTCCTCTGCAGTGTGAATACTTTGCCCTGGAAGGACTGGCGCAGTTAATACATACTATCCGCAAAGTCAGAAAGAATCTCAACCGGGACCTGTACATTGAAGGCGTGCTGCTGACCATGTACGACCGCCGTAACCGTTTAACGCTTTCGGTGGCCAATGAGATTCACAAACACTTTGGCCCCCAGGTCTACCAGACGGTAATTCCACGTAACGTCCGGCTGAGCGAAAGTCCCAGTCACGGTAAATCTATTTTTGAATACGATGCCACATCCACCGGCGCCAAGGCGTATCGGCAGCTGGGTATCGAGTTTCTCAAACGAATCAAAACGAGGGTCTGA
- a CDS encoding phosphotransferase enzyme family protein: MIKHSFALQPVDVLTWFLPDRHLVHLEPLTQGNINDTWRVEIAGGQYAILQRLHPEVFTDAEMIMANVRALTRHLSQTGEPNITFFQLISNPTGQDHYIDTAGHCWRLLTHIDNSRLLVRVTTPEQACSIGRLLGRFHILTANLDSQTLTDPLPDFHITPRYLEHYDQLSTAWRPVDENEQFCREFIETVRPMVSLLEDSRHRLTHRVIHGDPKVANFLFARDEDRAVSLIDFDTVKPGLLLHDLADCLRSCCNPQGEWQTTPEKTRFRPELFEALMAGYLDQAAHLLSAGDRELLVPATALISFELGLRFFIDHLEGDRYFKITKHGDNLHRALVQFHLHRSISKQYHALNKRLLPLLAQYDIDPQ, from the coding sequence ATGATCAAGCACTCTTTTGCCCTACAACCGGTCGACGTCTTGACATGGTTTCTTCCTGACAGACACCTTGTCCACCTTGAACCGCTGACACAGGGTAATATCAACGACACCTGGCGGGTAGAAATCGCAGGAGGCCAATATGCAATCCTGCAACGCTTGCATCCCGAGGTCTTCACTGACGCGGAAATGATCATGGCCAATGTTCGTGCTCTGACCAGGCATCTCAGTCAGACAGGTGAACCGAATATCACCTTTTTCCAGCTGATCAGCAATCCGACAGGCCAGGACCATTATATTGATACAGCCGGTCACTGCTGGCGGCTGTTGACTCACATTGACAACAGTCGCCTCCTTGTCCGGGTCACCACACCGGAACAGGCCTGCAGTATTGGCCGTCTGCTCGGTCGTTTTCACATATTAACCGCAAATCTTGACTCCCAAACTCTTACTGATCCATTACCCGACTTTCATATCACCCCCAGATACCTGGAGCATTACGACCAGCTGTCCACGGCCTGGCGACCGGTGGATGAGAACGAGCAGTTTTGTCGGGAATTTATCGAAACCGTACGGCCCATGGTTTCTCTTCTGGAAGACTCGAGACACAGGCTCACGCACCGGGTGATTCACGGAGATCCCAAAGTTGCCAACTTTTTATTTGCCCGGGATGAAGACAGAGCTGTCAGTCTAATTGATTTTGACACGGTCAAACCCGGTCTGCTCCTTCATGACCTTGCTGATTGCCTGCGTTCCTGCTGCAACCCTCAGGGAGAGTGGCAAACGACTCCGGAAAAGACACGCTTTCGCCCGGAACTGTTTGAAGCACTCATGGCCGGATATCTGGACCAGGCGGCCCATCTTCTCTCAGCCGGCGATCGGGAACTGCTTGTCCCGGCAACCGCACTCATCAGTTTTGAATTAGGACTGCGCTTCTTCATCGACCACTTAGAAGGAGATCGGTACTTCAAAATCACGAAGCACGGAGACAACCTGCATCGGGCCCTGGTCCAATTTCATCTGCACCGGTCGATCAGCAAACAGTACCATGCGCTGAACAAACGGCTGCTTCCTCTACTGGCACAATATGATATCGATCCACAGTAA